From the genome of Candidatus Omnitrophota bacterium:
CGGCGCACGCTTCTTTCCCGTCGGATTCCGGGAGTTTTTTCGCGGCGGGCTTCACATATTTCTCTACCGCGTCCGGGAATATCAGGTCGCCCTCGCCGCAGAACATACCTATCGTCGGGAATTGCCCTGCCGGCGCCTTGCCGTTATCCTCGCAGCCGAATACGGAATAATCCGTCTTGTTCTCGGTGTGGCCCTTCTCGTCGAATATCATCGTCGGTTTGAGGGATATGCCGTACCTGTCGAGGTAGACGCGGTTCAAGAGCGAGCTCACATGCCTGTGGTCGCGGATATTCTTCTCGCTGCGGCCGTATAACGGGATGAAAGACGTCGGCGTTATCTCGACCTCTTTGCCCCTTTTATTTGTGACGCGGACGCGCATGACCTCTACGGCCGTATTGAACGGGATGAAATTCAGCACCTCTATCTCGAGGCCGTGGGCCTGTTTCGTGACCTTATGGTACAGGAAACCCGCCTCGATGACATCATCGTGCGGGTAAGAGAGCCGTATTATCTCATTCCCTATTTTGATGAAGAAATCGCGGCGGCAGAAGAGGTTGTTGCGGACGTCCTCGATGCTCGCCGGCGGCGTAAGGAAATGGTCGTTGTCCCGCTTGATATCCCCGCCGAGGTTGGGGCTTATAGAAGACAGCAGCTTCCCGTCTTTATCGGCCAGCGGGAAATACAGGTTATACTTGTGCGGGTCTTTTACGGTGAACGTGCCTTTATCGTCAATGAATCTATAGATCATGAGTAAAGTCGCCCTTTTGAATTATGGTGACAGTATACTTAATTATTTGATCCTCATTCGTTGCCGATCCCCGGGATCTTCTTGATCGCCTCTTTGATCTTCTCTTCGGGATGCTCGTAGTCCTCAAGCTTACCGTCGAGGTACGCGTCGTAGGCGGAGAGGTCGAAATGTCCGTGGCCGCTGTAATTGAATACGATGCACTTGCCGTCGTTCTTCTTCGCCTCGTCGATGACGCAGCGTATCGCGTGTGACGTCTCCGGCGCAGGCAGGAACCCTTCTGTCCTCGCCCATATCACGGCCGCGTCAAAGACCGGGTTCTGCGAATACGCCCTCCCCTCTATCACTTTCTTCTTCGCCAACAGCGATACCTCAGGCGCCATACCATGATACCTCAACCCCCCTGCGTGTATCCCTGCCGGCACGAAACTGTGGCCCAGAGTGTACATCTTCATGAGCGGCGTAAGTTTCTCGGTATCGCCGAAATCGTACAGGTATTCGCCCTTCGTTAACGTCGGGCAGGCGGTCGGTTCGACCGCGATGAACCTTATATCCTTCCCCTTCAATTTATCCGGCACGAACGGGAACGCGAATCCGGCGAAATTGCTGCCGCCGCCTACGCACGCTATCATCGTGTCCGGTTTCTCGCCTATCATCTCGAGCTGCTTCTTCGTCTCAAGGCCGATGACGGACTGGTGCGTAAGCACGTGGTTTAACACGCTGCCGAGGGAATATTTGGTGTCGTCGTGCGTGGCCGCGTCCTCGACGGCTTCGGAAATGGCGATGCCAAGGCTGCCCGGCGTCTCCGGATCATCGGCCAAAGCCGCTTTTCCGGAATTAGTCTTCATCGTCGGCGACGGAAATATCTCCGCGCCCCAGACACGCATCAGGGACTTGCGGTAAGGCTTCTGGTAATAGCTCGCCTTGACCATGTAGACCGTGCACTTCAGGCCGAGGATGTTGCAGGCGAACGAGAGCGCCGAACCCCACTGCCCGGCGCCTGTCTCGGTCGATATGCGCTTTACGCCCTCTTTTTTGTTGTAATACGCCTGCGCGATGGCCGTGTTCAATTTGTGGCTGCCGGCAGGCGATACGCTTTCATCCTTATAATAAATGCGGCAATTCGTCTTAAGGGCCTTCTCGAGGCGGACCGCCCTCTTGAGCGGCGTCGGCCTGTAAATTTTATATACGTCAAGGACTTCGCCGGGGATATCTATCCAGCGCTGCTGGCTCATCTCCTGCTCTATCAGGGCCATCGGGAATATCGGCGCCAGGTCTGCCGGCCCGAGCGGTTTTCCTGTCCCGGGATTAAGCGACGGAGGCAATTGTTCGGGCAGGTCAGGCGCGATGTTATACCAGGATTTTGGGATATCATTCAACGACAAAATAACTCTGTCCTTGTCCATCACAGGTCTCCTTTTTGGTGGGTTTTAATATTTTAGCATATAATTATGGTGACAGTATACTTAATTCCCGCCTTAACCAGATAATTAAGTATACTGTCACCGAAATTATTAGACATTAATACAGGGTGACCTCATAGATGTCGCACTCGCCGGCGCCGGTATTTCCCGGGAAATAGAGGTCGATGTTGCGGACGGCCTGGAGGTCGAGCGTCTTGTTGCCGCTCTGGTTGCCGTACATATTTCTGATGGTGAGCTCGTCAAACGGGAATTCGTATGTCTCGACCTTGCCCGTTCCGTCATTAGATTCCGAACCGAAACTCTCGCCGTCTGCGCCGTTGACGCCGCCATAATTCACTTTCCCGAGGTCGTCCACGCCGGATTCATTGATGAAGAGCGAGAACGTCATGCCCCCGGTCAGGGACATCTTTATCCTGATACCCTTGAAGCCCTGGAAGTCGAAAGAACCGTCGCTGTTGACGGTCTTGACCTGGCAAGGGATGCCGAAACCGCAGCCCCAGCCGGTGCCGGTATCTATAACGCATTTCAAATATCCCTTGCTGAACTTTATCCCGGCCGTTGTCGAGGCGTCCGCCCATGCGCCTAATTTTTTCGCATTGATGCTCATGACATCGCAGAAAGGCGCGCTTTCGCGTTTGACATCCTTATTATTCACCTTGGCGTATCCGCTCGTCTTGACCAATTCAACGGGATAAGGCGCGGCAGATTTTTTATGGACGGCATCGGCTGCCGCATTTGTCTTTTTCATCTCGGCGGTCAGCATCTCATATTCATTATCGCGGATGTCGACGATCCCGTAATCGCTGTTCTCTCCGTCGAAGCTGCGCCCTTGCGGCGACTCGTCGAAGTACTGGAACCAGTGATAACCGACCAGGTACGGGAATTCCATCATCTGCGTCACGTATTTTTTGAAACCTTCGGCCCTGTCCTGCTGGGTCTTGACCGTGACGTCGGCGCCTTTCGTGTTCTTGTCGCCGCTGCTGTTCTCCATCGCCCTGTAGGAGAACTCGGTTATCATGACAGGTCTCTGCCCAAGGAAATAGAAATTATCCAGCAGCTCTTTATCGACCTCCATATTCTTGCAATAGTAATTGAGCGATACCACGTCGCAATATTTCCCGCACGCCTTCACCACCTCGTCCGGGGCGTTGCCGGCGAAACGGACGCCGAGTATCAGGTGGTTCGGGTCGTATTTCCTGATGTATCCGCACGTCACGGAGAAATAGCGCTCGGCGACGAGGCCGGCGAAAAGTTCCCGCGCTTCTTTGGCCGTGGCGCCGCGCACGCGCATGAATTCATCGATAGTTTTGCCGTACTTATCCTTTAAAAATGCGGTTAGCATGGTCCTGCCCGGCGCGTTATCCGGGAGTTTGGCATATTCATCGAGAAGTGTGGGCACATGGCCGGTATACCAGCCGAAATCCCCGTACCACGGCAGTTCATTTTCTATAAAATATCCCAACAGGTATTTCGCGTCCGCGAACCGCCTGCATTTGCCCGCGACGTTCTGTTCGGCCCTCTCGTCGAATAGCGGGTCGAAGACATCGACGAGCCTGTGGTCGGTGGTCGACG
Proteins encoded in this window:
- a CDS encoding TrpB-like pyridoxal phosphate-dependent enzyme; translation: MDKDRVILSLNDIPKSWYNIAPDLPEQLPPSLNPGTGKPLGPADLAPIFPMALIEQEMSQQRWIDIPGEVLDVYKIYRPTPLKRAVRLEKALKTNCRIYYKDESVSPAGSHKLNTAIAQAYYNKKEGVKRISTETGAGQWGSALSFACNILGLKCTVYMVKASYYQKPYRKSLMRVWGAEIFPSPTMKTNSGKAALADDPETPGSLGIAISEAVEDAATHDDTKYSLGSVLNHVLTHQSVIGLETKKQLEMIGEKPDTMIACVGGGSNFAGFAFPFVPDKLKGKDIRFIAVEPTACPTLTKGEYLYDFGDTEKLTPLMKMYTLGHSFVPAGIHAGGLRYHGMAPEVSLLAKKKVIEGRAYSQNPVFDAAVIWARTEGFLPAPETSHAIRCVIDEAKKNDGKCIVFNYSGHGHFDLSAYDAYLDGKLEDYEHPEEKIKEAIKKIPGIGNE
- a CDS encoding discoidin domain-containing protein, with the protein product MKRAVSVVVFSLLFLSAFIIPAYCAETPAPTPVIKAVTASSEIDNNRAEKVVDGKPLMRWESEWKDNQWIQVEFEQPVDLYGMEIKWETAAAYRYKVLGSADGAAWQALAEINDGNEGEDIKLNFKEKTSCKFVKIDCIEKTTAWGFSIWEMEFNTDGPYKDIPKRMSIPKGKTFFTVKQEKGKYWLFGPGGERFISKGVNAVLSRDGAVLPNSEYYDVSSKYKDNREWAGSVIKRLKKLNFNTIGSWSDPGTFYYDTPFTFMLGIPSTTDHRLVDVFDPLFDERAEQNVAGKCRRFADAKYLLGYFIENELPWYGDFGWYTGHVPTLLDEYAKLPDNAPGRTMLTAFLKDKYGKTIDEFMRVRGATAKEARELFAGLVAERYFSVTCGYIRKYDPNHLILGVRFAGNAPDEVVKACGKYCDVVSLNYYCKNMEVDKELLDNFYFLGQRPVMITEFSYRAMENSSGDKNTKGADVTVKTQQDRAEGFKKYVTQMMEFPYLVGYHWFQYFDESPQGRSFDGENSDYGIVDIRDNEYEMLTAEMKKTNAAADAVHKKSAAPYPVELVKTSGYAKVNNKDVKRESAPFCDVMSINAKKLGAWADASTTAGIKFSKGYLKCVIDTGTGWGCGFGIPCQVKTVNSDGSFDFQGFKGIRIKMSLTGGMTFSLFINESGVDDLGKVNYGGVNGADGESFGSESNDGTGKVETYEFPFDELTIRNMYGNQSGNKTLDLQAVRNIDLYFPGNTGAGECDIYEVTLY